ACAGTACTCTCATTTGCAGAAGCTTCGTTTGAAAGAGCAACATATTTTTTATTATTTAAAAAAGCTGTAAGCACCGAAGAAAAAGCAACTATTGCGGAAAAGGGTGTATGTCCGTTTAAAAAGCCCTGTTTATTAAGCTCAAGCATATTTTTATCAAGGGTTCTTTTAACGTTTATGCTGTCTAAACCGCTTACTCTTACAGTATCAAGAGTTGCCTTACGGGGATTGATTATATAGCACTGTAAAGGTATCCCACTTGCCTTTAATAGCTCTATGGAAACAGCTGAGTCCTTGCCTCCGCCCACGGGAATCAAAGCGCCCTCAAGGCTTCTTTTTTGGGAAGATACAGTTATTTTTTGTCCTTTAGATTCAATTTGCATAAAGCTTTCAGGGTCAGCATCTATTTTATTGACATAAAAGAACTCGCCAAGGCCATGAAAATAAAGCTTTTTCCACCATTTAACCATTTCGCTGTCCACAAAGCCTGCTTCTACTGTTACTAAAGGAGAACAGGTTATTTTCCAATAGCTTACAAGCTCTGCCATTCCCAAAGAAAAAACAAGCTTTTCTATTTCACTGCTATTCTTAAAGCTTTTACAGGGAATTTCCCAATGGGGTGTAAACTCACAAAGACCGCTTATCTCAAAAAGATAATCAATGCTTAAAACATCGTCTTTATGCTCGTATTTAAAGCTTTTATAAATAAAATGAGGATACTTTTCTCTCAGCTCTGAAAATTTACTCATTTCAAAAATCCTTTCATAAGTTTTTAACGCAAACTGCTAAAGAAAAATCTTCAATAAATGTATATTCAAAAAATTTACAGCCCTCAATAAAAGGCTTATCATTTTCAAATTTAATTTCAAAATCGCACATTGGAAGTGAAAAACCCTTTCCCAATGCCTTCATATAGCTTTCCTTTAAGGTCCAAAGTCTGAAAAATTCTTTATTTTTATCATTGACAGACATTAAATGCTCATATTCAGATTTTGCAAAAAAACGGCGTGCTACATCTAAATTCTGTTTCTTATGCTTTTGTATATCAACACCTATTTCATAACTGCTCTGTGCCAATACAACATACTGACCGGAATGGGAAATATTAAAAAAGATATTGCTGTTTTTGATGTAGGGCTTTCCTTTTTCATTTTTGAAAAGTTCAGGCTCTTTTTGGAAGTTTTCACTTATAAATAAGTTATAAACCTCTTGCCTGTCTTTCCCTATATAAAGCTTAAACAACGGCTCCTGTATTATACGTACTTTTTCCACTATGAAATCAGTCCAATAAAAATTATTATTTCTATTTTATCATTCATTTTTAAATAATGCAATAAAATATTGTTTTTATTATTGACTTATGTTAAAATATATAATACTGATTTTCAAAAAGGAGGATAAATGTGAAGCTGACACCGAGATTGCTTAAAATTGCACAGCTTGTAAGAAGCGGCAAAAGAGTCTGCGATATAGGTACAGACCACGCTTATCTTCCCGTTTATCTTATTGAGAACGGTATTTGCCCCTCCTGTGTTGCGGCAGATGTGGCAAAAGGACCTTTGAAAAGCGCAGAAAAAACTATTGAAGGCTGTAATTTAACCGATAAAATTTCTACTGTTTTATCTGACGGGTTTGACAATGTTTCTCCCGACAGCTTTGATGATTGTGTTATTGCAGGAATGGGCGGAGAGCTTATCGCTGATATTATAGAGCGTGCTGACTTTTTAAAAGACAACAATCGCAAGCTTATTTTACAGCCTATGAGCAGTATTTTTGAAATGAGATATTATTTATATCATAACGGCTTTACAATAACTGATGCTCATATAGCCGCCGAGGGCCACCGTCTTTATTATATTGCCGAGGTTATTTTCAAAAAACAAAACGAGCCTTTTTCGGAGCATTTTTGTCCCTGTCTTTTAAAGCATATGGACAAAAACGAGCAAAAATACTTAGATTTACAGCTTGAGAAAACAAAAAAAATTATTTTAGGCTTAGAAAAAACAAAAAATACAGATGAGCTTGAATTTATGTATCAGAGATTTAATTTCCTTAAAAGCATTAAGGAGGCTTTATGATTATGAAAACTTTAAAAGAAATTTATGAAATAATAAATAATATTTATCACTCTTCATAAGATGAAGAG
The window above is part of the Oscillospiraceae bacterium genome. Proteins encoded here:
- a CDS encoding 4'-phosphopantetheinyl transferase superfamily protein yields the protein MVEKVRIIQEPLFKLYIGKDRQEVYNLFISENFQKEPELFKNEKGKPYIKNSNIFFNISHSGQYVVLAQSSYEIGVDIQKHKKQNLDVARRFFAKSEYEHLMSVNDKNKEFFRLWTLKESYMKALGKGFSLPMCDFEIKFENDKPFIEGCKFFEYTFIEDFSLAVCVKNL
- a CDS encoding SAM-dependent methyltransferase encodes the protein MNVKLTPRLLKIAQLVRSGKRVCDIGTDHAYLPVYLIENGICPSCVAADVAKGPLKSAEKTIEGCNLTDKISTVLSDGFDNVSPDSFDDCVIAGMGGELIADIIERADFLKDNNRKLILQPMSSIFEMRYYLYHNGFTITDAHIAAEGHRLYYIAEVIFKKQNEPFSEHFCPCLLKHMDKNEQKYLDLQLEKTKKIILGLEKTKNTDELEFMYQRFNFLKSIKEAL